One window from the genome of Desulfurellaceae bacterium encodes:
- a CDS encoding MFS transporter produces the protein SRPFAGRLSDRFGRPAVIIPGMLLLAVAMTILAFSTSQFGMLSAAILQGFGFGGVQPSLMAQVVDRSTDHDRGPALATLMGAFDVGVGLSSIGLGLVLEATSFSVTFLCAAGIGLCGAGASAWDALRPKTAPSTPSVAPEAD, from the coding sequence GCCCTTTGCCGGCCGGCTGTCGGACCGCTTTGGCCGACCGGCGGTGATCATCCCCGGGATGCTGTTGCTGGCCGTGGCGATGACGATTCTGGCCTTCTCGACCAGCCAGTTCGGCATGCTGAGTGCGGCCATTTTGCAGGGTTTTGGCTTTGGCGGCGTGCAGCCGTCGCTGATGGCCCAGGTGGTTGATCGCTCGACCGACCACGACCGCGGGCCGGCCTTGGCGACGCTGATGGGCGCCTTTGATGTGGGTGTGGGTCTGAGTTCAATCGGGCTGGGACTGGTCTTGGAAGCCACGAGTTTTTCGGTCACCTTTTTGTGCGCGGCCGGGATCGGACTGTGCGGCGCCGGAGCGTCGGCCTGGGACGCGCTGCGGCCCAAGACGGCTCCGTCCACCCCGTCCGTCGCCCCGGAGGCGGACTGA